In a single window of the Nicotiana tomentosiformis chromosome 8, ASM39032v3, whole genome shotgun sequence genome:
- the LOC104106420 gene encoding F-box protein At4g35733-like isoform X1, protein MISKDQTKTINGGSFSLELETLHPLTFKAMANWAELPQDLLTQITKRVKAIEDFIAFGAVCTSWIIAATKKFFDVLSPQVPLLMLADKDDDYREFYSLSKKKVSRIFLPEIRGRECFPSEGWLFTMSYTGEMNLLHPFSHINIQLPPRNDLLASEGLGEAPEEEIWNCMDKAILSASPSLTSDYVLVVNYYGRVNSLAFWRPGDLNWTNIDINTHGAVTSMNYYKGQFYSVTWSGQVWVFDVAGPSITKPIVKPRLLIWLKDKIFSQSSVKFYLVELSGTLLLVTRFSHGGCQTFKFKVFELDLIKLELKEINTLGDSAIFLGLNGASSVDSSKFIGVKPNHIYFTDDWEEEFKHVEDGGGRDMGAYNIEDEKIESFYPGLSLSPISPPTWVTPSF, encoded by the coding sequence ATGATCTCAAAAGACCAAACCAAAACCATAAACGGAGGTTCTTTTTCTCTTGAACTAGAAACCTTACACCCTCTTACTTTCAAAGCTATGGCGAATTGGGCAGAGTTGCCGCAGGATCTCCTTACTCAGATTACAAAGCGTGTTAAAGCGATCGAAGATTTCATTGCTTTTGGTGCTGTCTGTACCTCATGGATAATTGCTGCTACAAAGAAATTCTTCGATGTGCTTTCACCCCAAGTTCCATTACTTATGTTGGCGGATAAAGATGACGATTATCGAGAATTTTACTCTCTTTCGAAGAAGAAAGTTTCGCGCATATTTCTCCCAGAAATTAGAGGGCGAGAGTGTTTTCCATCGGAAGGATGGTTGTTCACCATGTCATATACCGGAGAGATGAACTTGTTGCACCCTTTCTCTCATATCAATATACAGCTTCCCCCACGAAATGACTTATTGGCTTCAGAGGGACTCGGAGAAGCACCTGAAGAAGAGATCTGGAACTGCATGGACAAAGCTATCCTATCGGCCAGTCCTTCTCTTACATCAGATTATGTACTGGTGGTTAATTATTATGGACGTGTTAATAGTTTGGCTTTTTGGCGACCTGGAGATCTCAACTGGACTAATATTGACATTAACACCCATGGTGCAGTCACAAGTATGAATTATTACAAGGGTCAATTTTATTCTGTCACATGGTCTGGCCAAGTCTGGGTTTTTGATGTTGCAGGGCCTAGCATTACCAAACCAATTGTAAAACCACGCTTGCTTATTTGGCTGAAAGATAAAATCTTTAGTCAAAGTTCAGTTAAGTTCTACCTAGTCGAGTTATCCGGTACACTATTACTTGTTACCCGATTTTCTCATGGAGGGTGTCAGACCTTTAAATTTAAAGTATTCGAGTTAGATTTAATCAAACTCGAATTGAAAGAGATTAACACCTTGGGAGATTCAGCAATTTTTTTGGGCCTTAATGGAGCAAGTTCTGTTGACTCTTCTAAATTTATAGGAGTCAAGCCTAATCACATATACTTTACGGATGATTGGGAAGAGGAATTTAAACACGTGGAAGATGGTGGTGGAAGAGATATGGGGGCTTACAATATTGAAGATGAAAAAATTGAATCTTTTTATCCCGGATTGTCACTAAGTCCTATTTCACCGCCTACTTGGGTTACACCATCATTTTGA
- the LOC104106420 gene encoding uncharacterized protein isoform X2, translated as MGCKRFFQTHRGLRNEKGDALSASYYHIVSPLSSTAVGTEVTHSFSTNKNAILANLLTTVTVVESAPGLKTNFPFQSATKVTLALYDPLTGNCKRKLFTTYSASCYPCMAVLYECYGDAATCWEIRNVVLAGCRFHICCTSCNFFSCLWRPQCYSLHELKNTLRGSLAACKIHPALLRS; from the exons ATGGGTTGCAAAAGGTTTTTCCAGACGCATAGGGGACTAAG GAATGAAAAGGGAGATGCTCTCAGTGCATCGTATTACCACATAGTGAGTCCCCTGTCCAGTACTGCTGTTGGCACGGAGGTGACCCATAGCTTCTCTACAAACAAGAATGCCATCCTTGCTAAT CTTTTGACAACTGTTACGGTTGTTGAATCTGCTCCTGGGCTGAAGACAAATTTTCCTTTTCAAAGTGCTACAAAG GTTACGTTAGCTCTGTACGATCCATTGACGGGGAATTGCAAGAGGAAATTGTTTACTACATACAGTGCTTCATGTTACCCCTGCATGGCTGTCTTGTATGAGTGCTATGGAGATGCTGCGACTTGTTGGGAGATCAGGAATGTTGTCTTGGCAGGCTGCCGCTTTCAT ATCTGCTGCACAAGTTGTAACTTCTTTTCTTGTCTGTGGAGACCTCAATGTTACTCACTACACGAATTAAAGAACACTCTCAGAGGCTCACTGGCAGCATGTAAGATTCATCCTGCTTTATTGAGGAGCTAG
- the LOC104106420 gene encoding uncharacterized protein isoform X3, translating into MGCKRFFQTHRGLRNEKGDALSASYYHIVSPLSSTAVGTEVTHSFSTNKNAILANLLTTVTVVESAPGLKTNFPFQSATKVTLALYDPLTGNCKRKLFTTYSASCYPCMAVLYECYGDAATCWEIRNVVLAGCRFHWFRNMHQTCHMYLQCKRM; encoded by the exons ATGGGTTGCAAAAGGTTTTTCCAGACGCATAGGGGACTAAG GAATGAAAAGGGAGATGCTCTCAGTGCATCGTATTACCACATAGTGAGTCCCCTGTCCAGTACTGCTGTTGGCACGGAGGTGACCCATAGCTTCTCTACAAACAAGAATGCCATCCTTGCTAAT CTTTTGACAACTGTTACGGTTGTTGAATCTGCTCCTGGGCTGAAGACAAATTTTCCTTTTCAAAGTGCTACAAAG GTTACGTTAGCTCTGTACGATCCATTGACGGGGAATTGCAAGAGGAAATTGTTTACTACATACAGTGCTTCATGTTACCCCTGCATGGCTGTCTTGTATGAGTGCTATGGAGATGCTGCGACTTGTTGGGAGATCAGGAATGTTGTCTTGGCAGGCTGCCGCTTTCAT TGGTTTAGGAATATGCACCAAACCTGCCATATGTATCTACAATGCAAAAGAATGTGA